From Simonsiella muelleri ATCC 29453:
TTGCACAAAAGTGCAGTCGCTGATGTGTTCACGAAACCAATTATCGCGGAAGGTTTCCATAAAAAAACCACGTTCATCGCCAAAAATTTTGGGTTCTAATAATTTGACCTCTGGAATGTTTGTTTCAATAATATTCATTTTTATAATTAATTATCAATTAGTTATTGTATTTTGACAAATCTGTTAAAGCACGTTGCCAATCACTCGGTTGAATCCCAAAGACAGCCTGAATTTTGCCGCAATCCAAACGCGAATGAGCTGGGCGAAAGGCTGGTGTGGGATAATCCTCTGTGGCAATTTTATTTAAAACAGGGAGTTGTGATAAGATTTGTTGCTGTTGTGCTTGTGTAAAAATTTCACACGCAAATTCAAACCATGACACATAAGGGCTGCCTGAAAAATGGTACACACCAAAATTTTGATTATTGTTCATTAATTGTTCTGAAATCAAAATCAGTGCGTTGGCAATATCGCCAGCGTAAGTTGGGCTGCCAAATTGGTCGCCCACAATACCCAAAGTATCACGCTGTTTTCCCAAACGAATCATTGTCTTAATGAAATTATTACCATGTTCATTAAATACCCACGCGGTTCGCAAAATAATGTGGCGTGCGCAG
This genomic window contains:
- the rfbD gene encoding dTDP-4-dehydrorhamnose reductase, giving the protein MKKYKYLITGANGQVGSQLVAQLQGKAEILATDRNALDITDRASVLQIVNEFRPDVIINAAAYTAVDKAESEANLAHAINCTGAENLAIAANEVGAIILHISTDYVFDGKGEKPYRETDPVAPQSVYGKTKLAGELAVQAACARHIILRTAWVFNEHGNNFIKTMIRLGKQRDTLGIVGDQFGSPTYAGDIANALILISEQLMNNNQNFGVYHFSGSPYVSWFEFACEIFTQAQQQQILSQLPVLNKIATEDYPTPAFRPAHSRLDCGKIQAVFGIQPSDWQRALTDLSKYNN